Within the Halomonas sp. HL-93 genome, the region GATCCAACCCTTATTTCTTAAACGGGAAGTTCAGCGCGGTTAGAAGCGCGCGACCTTCCTCGTCGGTGTTGGCGGTAGTAGTGATGGTGACATCCAACCCCCGGATACGATCGATTTTATCATACTCGATCTCCGGGAAGATGATTTGCTCACGCACACCCATGGAGTAGTTGCCACGACCGTCGAAGGACTTCGGGTTAAGACCACGGAAGTCACGCACGCGAGGAATCGCGATGTAAACCAAACGGTCCAAGAAGTCCCACATACGCTCAGCGCGCAGGGTCACCTTGATACCAATTGGCCAACCTTCACGTACCTTAAAGCCCGCGATGGACTTACGTGCCTTGGTCACCAACGGCTTTTGTCCGGACAACATCTCCAGATCACCGATGGCATTATCGATCAGCTTTTTATCGCTGACCGCGTCGCCGATGCCCATATTAAGCGTCACTTTCGTGATGCGCGGCACCTGCATTACGTTGGCATAGCTAAACTGCTCTTTGAGCT harbors:
- the rplE gene encoding 50S ribosomal protein L5, which gives rise to MANLKERYQNEVVAQLKEQFSYANVMQVPRITKVTLNMGIGDAVSDKKLIDNAIGDLEMLSGQKPLVTKARKSIAGFKVREGWPIGIKVTLRAERMWDFLDRLVYIAIPRVRDFRGLNPKSFDGRGNYSMGVREQIIFPEIEYDKIDRIRGLDVTITTTANTDEEGRALLTALNFPFKK